In Lolium perenne isolate Kyuss_39 chromosome 5, Kyuss_2.0, whole genome shotgun sequence, the sequence GAGTTGACCGatggagggggtaattgaaaaaagccAAGCTACAGCCTTATATTCTAAAAtacatgccaaaaatctataggcactatagaaaggaacggagggagtatgactTAAGAAGGCTACaaaagaagcctggtgaccgggtgtatacgtgagcatgcATCCATTGGTTGACACGTGTTACATCTAGCAATCCACTATTACCACCATTGTTGGGTTAGAAAATCACATCAACACTAACAACTTCCAAATCACgtaggatgatacgtctccaacgtatctataatttctgatgttccatgcttgttttatggcaatacctacatgttttgttcacactttatatcgtttttatgcgttttccggaactaacctattgacgagatgccgaagtgctagttcctgttttctgctgtttttggtttcagaaatcctagtaaggaaatattctcggaattggacgaaatcaacgcttagaaccttatttttcccggaagcttccagagagccagagtgggaccataggggagccctgggggccccacacatggtggcggcgcggcccaaggggggcgcccccctagtgtgaggaggccccgtggcccctccgactccgactcttcgcctatttaagccgtcctgacctaaatcttcgacacggattgacgaaactccagaaaaccttccagagccgccgccatcgcgaaactccaattccggggacagaagtctctgttccggcaccctgccgggatgggaaattgcccccggagccatctccatcgactccaccgccatcttcatcgccatcgctgtctcccatgatgaggagggagtagttctcccccgaggctaagggctctaccgtagctatgtggtcatctctctctttgtgatctagttgaatatcatctatgtgctactctagtgatgttattaaagtagtctattcctcctccatgatgtaatgttgacagtgtgtgcatcatgtagtacttggcataggttatgattgtgatctcttgtggattatgaagttaactattactatgatggtattgatgtgatctattccccctttcatagcctgtcggtgacggtgtgcgtgctatgttagtactcggtataattgcgttggtctatcatgcactctaagtttacttaaatatgaacatcgaatgttgtggagcttgttaactccgacattgaggtgctcttgtagccctacacaattaatggtgttcatcatccaacaagagagtgtagagtggttttattatgtgatcaatgttgagagtgtccactagtgaaagtatgatccctaggccttgtttccgaataaaaaagttacaccacaaagattcctatctcccacatcaactgcacgccagcaagctattttctggcgccgttgccggggaggtcaccgtttatttactgttctgctgcatgtttactcgctgccatattttattcagattgctattaccactcatatacatccatattaattgtatttcactatctcttctccgaacaagtgcacctatacatctgacaaatgtattaggtgtgttggggacacaagagacttcttgtatcgtgattgcagggttgcttgagagggatatctttgacctcttcctccctgagttcgataaaccttgggtgattcacttaagggaaaacttgctgctgttctacaaacctctgctcttggaggcccaacactgtctacaggaaaagaagccaacagtagacagcaagctattttctggcgccgttgccggggaggaaaggtaaaaggcactcacactccgatcccaggtaactaagttattttctggtgccgttgtaagtgctcgaagctatttcctttagatcctgcaattgcatctttttgtttcttgtttttcactagctaggcataatggaaagtaacagtgagctttttaagctatttcctgagttaatacatggattgtttgatgcgaaaattaaaaaacctatggaaccttattttcatgctagtagtaatgatattagtatgaacgctttgaacaccattgttgctaatactatggaaaattctaagcttggggaagctggttttgatgagcatgatatttttagtcccccaagcattgaggagaaaatattctttgatgatactttgcctcccatttatgatgattataatgatagtggtcttttggtgcctcctactatggagagtaaattttattatgattatactatgactcctacacttgatgagaataataatgatagctactttgttgaatttgctcccactactattaataagaatgactatgcttatgttgggagtagtaataattttatgcatgaagctcatgataagaatgtttcatttgatagttatattgttgagtttgttcatgatgctactgaaaatctttatgagagaggaaaatatggttgtagaaattttcatgttactaaaacacctctctatatgctgaaaatcttgaagttgcgcttgtctagtctttctatgattgttgcattatgcttcatgaatttgtttatttacaatattccttttcataggaagtgggttagacttaaatgtgttttgaatttgcctcttgatgttctcttttgcttcaactactatttcttgggagtgcatcattgaaattgctgagcccatcttaatggctataaagaaagcacttcttgggagataacccatgtgtttatttttatacagcaatttttgttttatatttgagtcttggaagtttttactactgtagcaacctctccttatctttattttattgcattgttgtgccaagtgaagtctctaatagaaggttgatactagatttggatttctgcgcagaaacagatttcttgctgtcacgaatttgggcagggttctctgtaggtaactcagaaaaatctgccaatttacgtgagtgatcctcagatatgtacgcaagtttcattagttttgagttttctcatctgagcaagtttagtgccccagaaaaattcgtctttacggactgttcttttttgacagattctgccttttatttcacattgcctcttttgctatgttggatggattactttgttccattaactttcagtagctttgtgcaatgtccagaagtgttaagaatgattgcgtcacctctgaacatgtgaatttttgattatgcactaaccctctaatgagtttgtttcgagtttggtgtggaggaagttttcaagggtcaagagaggaggatgatatatgattaagaagagtgaaaagtctaagcttggggatgcccccgtggttcatccctgcatatttcaagaagactcaagcatttaagcttgggaatgcccaaggcatccccttcttcatcgacaaattatcaggttacctctagtgaaactatatttttattccgtcacatcttatgtattttacttggagcgtctgtgttcttttattttcgtttcgttattttcattctctgaataaattcatgcttgcgtgggagagagacatgctccgcttgttcatatgaacactagtgttcttagctttacttttaatgttcatggcgaaggttggaaacagaaaatgctacatgtggtagtggtataatgaaacacttgcataatcttgtagatcattgagctttgataacttgattctttgcaaacgttttgaggtatttagatggtaaagcttgctggataaataagttaaaattagtagtggattgttgtctttaagcttgtgtcgtactacaaactctatttaaatagttgaaggtgtagttggagttgatagctttccatgtctgagagttcatcgtaataactaagttgtgctgaaggttgagggagctagcggggtacttgtgccaccgtgaacggccctccttggagtaaattttaatcatgctcttaatgatgaacctgctagttgtttgcaataagcttgtgagttcttttttactaatgttaagctacggtttttggcacttccaccatccaaatttgctagcctcttcggtactgtgcattgccttttgctcacattgagaattgtgcatacttcgctggtacatccaaacccgtgggaggactttctcttgttctcctacacataatcccatacatctcctcaaaacagccaccatacctacctaccacagcatttccatagctgttccgagatatattgtcatgcaacttccattttacattacatgttgtcatttattatttatatattgctttgcatgattctatatagttgatgtgtggtttacccatgttacgctagatcattgcacatcctgctacactggcagaggcatacagttttatacatcatgttttattcattatgagttatttgtaccaaaaaagtgtgttgtcatattaggatgttgcccctaaaagtgaaaagagccatggaggccatcaaaaagagaaaaacaaaagaaagaaaaaaatagaaaagaaaaagaaaaagaaaaaaaagaaagaaaaagggggcagcattactatcttttatccacatttgtgctcatgttttagcacctgcattattcatagtcatcatttgtgctcatgtttagaacctatacttcatatgagagagttttcatgttttactagtataactatgtggggaatttacactatagaacttgggttgtatattccaatgatgagcttcctcaaaagtgctctaggtcttcgtgagcaacaaagttggatgcacccccactagttccattggagagctttcatacacatatagctctatgtgcatccgttgcatggcaatcactactccttgcatagcttcgatcataagacttcctcttgtctaatgatcaattatatctttgtaagactttcttccatttggccttccaaacccccattaacgttctttatgccataacatcctggtgctaataccaaatgcttgcgctcaccggttgagtagacttcgaaacagttgattcatgacgttcatgtttatgtttacttgactgaatccttcttatgttgtgaaaatttacttgatgcttggaatgaaggatagaacttctatgctgaatacttaacatatctttaatgaactttgtacggtttcatttctttgaagcaatagttcatgaaaacttctagcttgtttaactctcgcatcatcatctcttatatcaagatagacatttgctttgagtgatttgatctcagttcatatgctttacattattattggaccgagattatgttggtagcatgtcacttcagaaattatctttgttatcgtttacctactcgaggacgagtagaaaataagcttggggatgctgatacgtctccaacgtatctataatttctgatgttccatcttgttttatgacaatacctacatgttttgttcacactttatatcgtttttatgcgttttccggaactaacctattgacgagatgccgaagtgccagttcctgttttctgctgtttttggtttcagaaatcctagtaaggaaatattctcggaattggacgaaatcaacgcccagaaccttatttttcccggaagcttccagagagccagagtgggaccagaggggagccctgggggccccacacatggtggcggcacggcccaaggggggcgcccccctagtgtgaggaggccccgtggcccctccgactccgactcttcgcctatttaagccgtcctgacctaaatcttcgacacggattgacgaaactccagaaaaccttccagagccgccgccatcgcgaaactccaattccggggacagaagtctctgttccggcaccctgccgggacggggaattgcccccggagtcatctccatcgactccaccgctatcttcatcgccatcgctgtctcccatgacgaggagggagtagttctcccccgaggctgagggctctaccgtagctatgtggttcatctctctctttgtgatctagttgaatatcatatatgtgctactctagtgatattattaaagtagtctattcctcctccatggtgtaatgttgacagtgtgtgcatcatgtagtacttggcataggttatgattgtgatctcttgtggattatgaagttaactattactatgatggtattgatgtgatctattccccctttcatagcctatcggtgacggtgtgcgtgctatgttagtactcggtataattgcgttggtctatcatgcactctaaggttacttaaatatgaacatcgaatgttgtggagcttgttaactccgacattgaggtgctcttgtagccctacacaattaatggtgttcatcatccaacaagagagtgtagagtggttttattatgtgatcaatgttgagagtgtccactagtgaaagtatgatccctaggccttgtttccgaatagaaaagttacaccacaaagattcctatttcccacgtcaactgcacgccagcaagatattttctggcgccgttgccggggaggtcaccgtttatttactattctgctgcatgtttactcgctgccatattttattcagattgctattaccactcatatacatccatattacttgtatttcactatctcttcaccgaactagtgcacctatacatctgacaagtgtattaggtgtgttggggacacaagagacttcttgtatcgtgattgcagggttgcttgagagggatatctttgacctcttcctccctgattttgataaaccttgggtgattcacttaagggaaaacttgctgctgttctacaaacctctgctcttggaggcccaacactgtctacaggaaaagaagccaacagtagacagcataGGACCAACCTTTCTGAATTCAAATAGTGGGCCAGATGTACTTTCAAATCACGTAGGACCCACGCTAAGTACGCTTAGCGATGGATCAGACAACGTCAAGGCAACAGATCCAATTGACGAAAACCGGATCTCAATGCAGATCGTGTGGCATCTAgagggtgctcacgtatacacctagtcaccaaatcccctctcaagaaggctatgtgctttggttttttgattttttgattttttttgaatttttatgcccatttgaatcttggtcaaatcctaggtttgaccaagatttaaacaagtttaaaacatgaaaatgaaaaggcaagcctggatccttcttagtcactctaaaatgaatcttttggggggttcttgaaatttccatgtttgaaaccgaaaaccacttctcttcatgcttgacttcataagacagagtttagggttagtggtagatacatgatttttctggtttgaatatgtctagacctgcttgtttatcaacttgaatgcttactatatgacataagaagactatgtgcgttggtttttttatttttttgatttttcctgaatgtttatgcccatttgaatcttggtcaaatcctaggtttgaccaagatttaaacaagcttaaaacatgaaaatgaaaaggtaagcttggatccttcttagtcactctaaaatgatgcttttgtgaagtttttgaaatttccatgtttgaaacccaaaaccacttctcttcatgacttgacttcataagatagagtttagggttaggggtagatacatgctttttctggtttgaatatgtgtagaccatgtttatcaacttggatgcctgctatatgacataaaaaagctatgtgctttggttttactttttttttgattttttctgaatttttatgcccatttgaatcttggtcaaatcctaggtttgacaaagatttaaacaagtttaaaacatgaaaatgaaaaggtaagccttgattcttattagtcactctaaaatgaaaattttgggcggtttttgaaagagaaagttaaaaaaactTTGCCTTCTCTTACTTAGCACGATTACTCTCACCACAAATTTAGGATGTCTCGTTATtaaagataagactaaaaaataacccattgtacattatgttttattgttatatctagaTTACGTGGTAAGATTAAGATAAGACAATCTTATCAACCATTGCACAGGCCCTAAGCCTAAGGTAACTGAGCCTCGGACTCGACCAGCAGGCCCGATGGGCTTATTTGCCATTGCAAGTGGGCTTGCGCAAAATAAGTATTCTCTAAGTTGCGATGTAGCTAAAAAATTGGACGACCAGCGTCCTCGTCCCAACTCCGCGACGGCGATGAACATAAGGGGAGCAAGAGGAGTACCCGATGACGGCGGCAATGGCGAACGTGATGCCGGGGGCGAGGTTGGTGGTCGCTCTTGCCATTGACGGCGACGCCAGATGCAGCCCCATGAAGTAGCAGTACTGCCCCATCGCGCTGCAAGATCGAAAACACATGGGCATCAGCACAAGGGGCCGGAAGGCCCGGAACTGAAGCCGGCCGGAGACTGAAAGGAAGAGATTTTCGAGCGTACGTGGCGAGGGAGGCAACGAAGAGGAGGGCGAAGGCCCGGGAGCCGACGTCCATCGGGCGCAGCGTGAACCCTCTGGTGGCGAGGGAGCCGAGGAAGAGCGCGGCGGCGGTGATGCCCTGGCGGTAGGCGACGAAGACAATGGGGCGCATGCCGAGCCCGTACGCCGTCTTGAGCGCCATGTCCACCAGCGAGTACAACAGCTGCACTAGCACCATGGCCACACCCGGCTTGTACCGCTCCGCCCACGACCGCCAGCCGCCGCAGCCTGCCATCGCCCGCGGATCTGGTAGCGCGCCGGAGAGCGAGTGAGATGGAGACCAGaaattcataagacaaagtttagggttagcggtagatacatgatttgtctggtttgaatatgtctacaccttgtttatcaacttgaattcttactatatgacataagaagaccatgcacaATGAGTTATATATACTCCAACATAGTCAGCAAAGTCTGCTGGAGCTGGCCGATGCGAGGGACTGTGAGCCGACTCGTCGGCTGAGTACTCCGGCTGCTCCTTGCTGGGTGCAGGTTGGCTTCGGCTAGTCCGGCCGCTCGGGGCAGGTGAATTTCTCTGCCGGCTTCGACGACTAGTGCCGGCTCGGGTCTGGTGATGATGACTCCGCCGTGTCTCTGGGGCCAT encodes:
- the LOC127304048 gene encoding WAT1-related protein At1g09380-like translates to MAGCGGWRSWAERYKPGVAMVLVQLLYSLVDMALKTAYGLGMRPIVFVAYRQGITAAALFLGSLATRGFTLRPMDVGSRAFALLFVASLATAMGQYCYFMGLHLASPSMARATTNLAPGITFAIAAVIGYSSCSPYVHRRRGVGTRTLVVQFFSYIAT